TGGACGGGTTATCTTCTGGACGGGTTATCTTCTGGACGggtctctgcctccctctttaGTTATTTGTGTTCCTTAATTTTTAATCgcagtgcttaaagcatcagacaagctctgTAGCCTatatatagttgattttattcaaacAGGGTGTGTATGTGGAAAAATACTTGTTTTAAAATTTATACCAATCGATTGGTGGAAAGGAAGACGACTCGGTcgaacaacttttttttttttgtcgaGACAGCCCTAGTCTTTGCACATCACTAGAGAAGAGTCAACAATCACTCACAATAAGCAGATGATTTGACGAAACTCTCCCATGTTTGCTGGACCAAAAAAAACTTTGGTAAAgtcaatcccattctctctctctctctctctctgttgtagctTCTGTTTGCGTACCTGAGTCAAGAGAAATTTGAAGAGAATGGCTGGAGTGTGTACAAACCCATGGAAGAGTTCAGGCGCCAGGTAGGAACTATGATTGCCTTACTAAATGTGTCATTACATTGTTATTGCTTAATGTGTCATTACATTGTTATTGCTAAATGTGTCATTACATTGTTATTGCTAAATGTGTCATTACATTGTTATTACTAAATGTGTCATTACATTGTTATTGCGACTCTTCAAGGTTGTCTGTGTAGGGATAGATCCAATATCCCAGCTTTTAACTCGGTCACTTAGTCTGCTTAAATAGTGTCGCTTGAAGATACCCAGGTGAAGACAACCTCATCATTCCACCACGAAGCTTTTGAAAATGAACCGATTCATGGGACCAGCGCAGTTAAACTAGCATAGCTAGTCCCATTGTTAAGGATTATTCCTAATTTATGCAAAGCATTGTGGTATATTAGAATCATCTTATCTTAACCATTTACCTTCAACTTCGTCACCAGTGATGTAGCACTGTACCTCACCAATAATGCCTCTGAGTCACAGCCTGCAATCTCTTCTCTGATTGGCTGTTTGTCTCCCCTGTCAACAGGGCTTACCCAATGACAAGTGGCGTGTCACGTTCATCAATGCCAACTATGAGCTGTGCGACACCTACCCCACCATACTGGTGGTTCCCTTCAAAGCTACAGAGGAAGACCTGAGGAAAGTGTGTACCTTCAGGTCCAGAGGACGCATTCCTGTGAGTCCTTTCTCCTCATcccaccctcctcatcctcttcctgctgtcctttccccTCATCCCACCCTCCCACCCTCTTCCTGCCGTCCTTtccccccaccctcccaccctcTTCCTGCCGTCCTTTCCCCCCCCTCATCCCACCCTCTTCCTGCCGTCCTTTCCCCCCCTCATCCCACCCTCTTCCTGCCGTCCTTTCCCCCTCATCCCACCCTCTTCCGGCCGTCCTTTCCCCCCATCCCACCCTCATCCCACCCTCTTCCGGCCGTCCTTTCCCCCCTCTTCCTGCCGTCATCCCACCCTCTTCCTGCAGTCCTTTCCCACCTCTCATCCCACCCTCTTCCTGCAGtcctttccccctctcatcccaccctcctcaccctcttcctgccGTCCTTTCCCCCCTCATCCCAGCCTCTTCCTGCCGTCCTTTCCCCCTCATCCCACCCTCTTCCTGCCGTCCTTTCCCCCTCAtcccaccctcctcaccctcttcctgccGTCCTTTCCCACCCTCTTCCTGCCGTCCTTTCCCACCCTCTTCCTGCCGTCCTTTCCCACCCTCTTCCTGCCGTCCTTTCCCCCCTCATCCCACCCTCTTCCTGCCGTCCTTTCCCCCTCATCCCACCCTCTTCCTGCCGTCCTTTCCCCCCTCATCCCACCCTCTTCCTGCCGTCCTTTCCCCCCTCATCCCACCCTCTTCCGGCCGTCCTTTCCCCCCTCAtcccaccctcctcaccctcttcctgccGTCCTTTCCCACCCTCTTCCTGCCGTCCTTTCCCCCCTCATCCCACCCTCTTCCTGCCGTCCTTTCCCCCTCATCCCACCCTCTTCCGGCCGTCCTTTCCCCCCTCAtcccaccctcctcaccctcttcctgccGTCCTTTCACCCCCTCATCCCACCcccctcaccctcttcctgccGTCCTTTcccaccctcctcatcctctttctGCCGTCCTTTCCTTTCACCCATCCCACCCTTCCCCTCAtcccaccctcctcaccctcttcctgccGTCCTTTCCCCCCTCATCCCACCCTCTTCCTGCCGTCCTTTCCCCCCTCATCCCACCCTCTTCCGGCCGTCCTTTTCCCCCTCAtcccaccctcctcaccctcttcctgccGTCCTTTCACCCCCTCATCCCACcccctcaccctcttcctgccGTCCTTTcccaccctcctcatcctctttctGCCGTCCTTTCCCCCTCAtcccaccctcctcaccctcttcctgccGTCCTTTCCCCCCTCAtcccaccctcctcaccctcttcctgccGTCCTTTCCCCCTCAtcccaccctcctcaccctcttcctgccGTCCTTTCCCCCCTCATCCCACCCTCTTCCTGCCGTCCTTTCCCCCCTCAtcccaccctcctcaccctcttcctgccGTCCTTTCACCCCCTCATCCCACcccctcaccctcttcctgccGTCCTTTCCCCCCATcccaccctcctcatcctctttctGCCGTCCTTTCCCCCCTCAtcccaccctcctcaccctcttcctgccGTCCTTTCCCCCTCAtcccaccctcctcaccctcttcctgccGTCCTTTCACCCCCTCATcccaccctcctcatcctcttcctgcCGTCCTTTCCCCCCTCATCCCACCCTCTTCCTGCCGTCCTTTCCCCCCTCATCCCACCCTCTTCCTGCAGTTCTTTCCCCCCTCATCCCACcctcttcctgctgtcctttccccCTCATCCCACCCTCTTCCTGCCGTCCTTTCCCCCTTTCATTCCCGGTACCCATATCTCCTTTCTCTCCCAAgtctcttcatccctctgttcTTTCTTTGACCCCCCAACCTACATAACCATCTCTCTGCCCGTCCCCCAACCTACCgaaccatctctctgtcccccccaacCTACCTAgccatctctctgtcccccaacCTACCgaaccatctctctgtccccccaaCCTACCTAgccatctctctgtccccccaaCCTACCTAACCATCTCTCTGCCCCCCAACCTACCTAACCATCTCTCTGCCCCCCAACCTACCTAaccatctctctgcccccccaACCTACCTAaccatctctctgcccccccaACCTACCTAACCATCTCTCTGCCCCCCAACCTACCTAaccatctctctgccccccccaacCTACCTAaccatctctctgcccccccaacctacctatccatctctctgccccccccaacCTACctaaccatctctctgtcccccccaacCTACCTAaccatctctctgcccccccaACCTACCAAACCATCTCTCTGCCCCCCAACCTACCTAACCATCTCTCTGCCCCCCAACCTACctaaccatctctctgtcccccccaacCTACctaaccatctctctgtcccccccaacTTACCTAaccatctctctgccccccccccccaacctacCTAACCATCTCTCTGCCCCCCAACCTACctaaccatctctctgtccccccaaCCTACCTAaccatctctctgccccccccaacCTACCTAaccatctctctgcccccccaACCTACctaaccatctctctgtccccccaaCCTACctaaccatctctctgtccccccaaCCTACctaaccatctctctgtccccccaaCCTACctaaccatctctctgtccccccaaCCTACctaaccatctctctgtccccccaaCCTACCTAACCATCTCTGCCCCCCCAACCTACCTAACCATCTCTGCCCCCCCAACCTACCTAACCATCTCTCTGCCCCCCAACCTACCTAACAATCTCTCTGACCCCCCAACCTACCTaaccatctctctgttccccccccaACCTACCTAaccatctctctgccccccccaacCTACCTAaccatctctctgcccccccccccaacctacctaaccatctctctgtcccccccaacCTACctaaccatctctctgtccccccccaaCCTACCTAaccatctctctgcccccccaACCTACCTAACCATCTCTCTGCCCCGCCCCCCAACCTACCTAaccatctctctgcccccccaACCTACCTAaccatctctctgcccccccaCCTCTAGGTGCTGTCGTGGATCCACCGTGAGAACCAGGCTGTAATCTGCCGCTGCTCCCAGCCCCTGGTGGGGATGTCTGGGAAGAGGAACAAGGATGACGAGCGCTACCTGGACCTCATCCGGGAGGCTAACGGCACCGCCAAGCTCACCATCTACGACGCACGGCCCAGCGTCAACGCCGTCGCCAACAAGGTCAGGGGTCAAAGGTTAAATGTCGAAAGGTCATGTCTGTGTCTCATGAGGTGCGTTGGTTGGGTTCCGCTGGGAGGCGGTTGTGTAGGTGTCGGCCTCATGGATCATCCAGACAGATGTCATAGATACGTGGGAATTTTCTAGGTACGTTTCTGGATTCCTTGTAAGAGTACTTCCCAGAGATTCTTTTCAGCGATTCGTGACgttcgttccccttttctctGGGTTGATTTAGATGTAGGTCTTTTGGTTTGTCTTCCATAGAGAGATGGACTGTGTGTTCTTTTGTTGTTCACTGTAGGCTCTTGCTAGTTGCCTCCTACATTGTATGCTGGTGTCAGAAGTAAGAACTGAGGAGGTAGAGTTTAGAAGCTAAGAGGACACAGcaactacactgtgtgtgtgtgtgtgtttgggtgtgacGCAACGCCCACCGCACCCCGCTCAGAGTGAAATGCAGTGTTGGGACTCAAATTACTAATATGGAATGCAATCTATATAATAATCCCCAAATTCCTACCCCTGAGAGGCTTTTAACAACTAGCTTCCCCTGACCTGCCGTGTGTTCCAACAGCTGACCACAACCCCGACGCGTTTACAATGAACCCTGTTTGAATCCTGCCCTCCTTGAAGTGATCACTGTTCTGACCATGTTGGAATGGGTGAAAACCATAGAATAAAATACTGCATTTCCTTGAGTGACACCTAACTTTAATTTATCCAACCACAtttattatttttacatttaacctttatttaactaggcaagtcagttaaagaacaaattcttataacATGCAGGCCAGTGATGGCgtcaagagagggagggaagaattatatatattttttagtttTCAAACGGGTCCTGTGATTCTCCATTTTTGTCCATGAATGATGAGTCTTCAACCTCtgacctctatcccctctctctaggccACGGGTGGGGGTTACGAGGGTGACGATGCATATCAGAACGCTGAGCTGGTGTTTCTAGACATACACAACATCCACGTGATGAGAGAGTCCCTGAAGAAGCTAAAAGACATTGTCTATCCCAACGTAGAGGAGTCACACTGGCTGTCCAGTCTGGAGTCCACACACTGGCTAGAACACATCAAGGTAGTGGGGTACACACACTTCCCACAGCCCTCCTCTCTGGAGCTGGCCAGCTAGCAGATCAGTGGAGGGGTAACCGTGTGCTGGTCCTCTgtagtgaatctctctctgtcgctctctagcTGGTCATATCTGGAGCCATCCAAGTAGCAGACAAGATATCGGGAGGTAACTCTGTGGTGGTCCACTGTAGTGATGGGTGGGACCGGACGGCCCAGCTCACCTCTCTGGCCATGCTGATGCTGGACAGCCACTACCGCACCCTGAGAGGATTCCAGGTAAACCACTTTGTGACAAACGGCTAATGTACCAAGAGCTTTTTTATGAAGTACATTTGATTTGTGATCGATTGATTCCAGGTACTGCTGGAGAAGGAGTGGATCGGCTTCGGACACAAGTTTGCCAATGTAAGTCCACCCTGTTCCAAGGCATTCACTCACAGTTTATGATGAGAATGAAAAAAGGAGCTTAGCTCTGAACTCTGATAATGAAGAGTTTTCAGTCATAGATGGTCTTTATTTGTGCTGTCAACTGGGGACCAAATGATCTGTGggaagcagtggaggctgctgaggggaggacggctcataataatagctGGAACGGAGTAAAATGGAATGGCCTGCAACTTGGATAAACaactccgctccagccattaccacgagcccatcctcacAAATGGATAAACaactccgctccagccattaccacgagcccatcctcacAAATGGATAAACaactccgctccagccattaccacgagcccatcctcacAAATGGATAAACaactccgctccagccattaccacgagcccatcctcacaaatgaaggtgccaccaacctcctgtgatgggAAGCAACTAAACTGACCAATATTGTGTGCAGATAAATGACCAGGAAGatgagaaaaaaagaagaaacctGCATGCTGCTCTTTAttaagctttacgtatcggcctctaTGCCTTCggcagagctttacgtatcggcctcgaTGCCTTCggcagagctttacgtatcggcctcgaTGCCTTCggcagagctttacgtatcggcctcggggccttcgtcagagctttacgtatcggcctcgggaccttcgtcagagctttacgtatcggcctcggGACCTTCggcagagctttacgtatcggcctcgaTGCCTTCggcagagctttacgtatcggcctcgaTGCCTTCggcagagctttacgtatcggtcTCGATGCCTTCggcagagctttacgtatcggcctcggggccttcgtcagagctttacgtatcggcctcgaTGCCTTCGGCAGAGCTTTACGTATTGGCCTCggggccttcgtcagagctttacgtatcggcctcgatgccttcgtcagagctttacgtatcggcctcggggccttcgtcagagctttacgtatcggcctcgaTGCCTTCggcagagctttacgtatcggcctcggggccttcgtcagagctttacgtatcggcctcgatgccttcgtcagagctttacgtatcggcctcgatgccttcgtcagagctttacgtatcggcctcgaTGCCTTCggcagagctttacgtatcggcctcggggccttcgtcagagctttacgtatcggcctcggGGCCTTCGGCAGAGCCTTACGTATCGGCCTCGATGCCTTCGGCAGAGCTTTACGTATTGGCCTCggggccttcgtcagagctttacgtatcggcctcgatgccttcctcagagctttacgtatcggcctcggggccttcctcagagctttacgtatcggcctcggggccttcgtcagagctttacgtatcggcctcgaTGCCTTCGGCAGAGCTTTACGTATTGGCCTCggggccttcgtcagagctttatgTATCGGCCTCGGGGCCTTCggcagagctttacgtatcggcctcgaTGCCTTCggcagagctttacgtatcggcctcggggccttcgtcagagctttacgtatcggcctcgaggccttcgtcagagctttacgtatcggcctcggGACGAATTGGGTTGGAGTCGAGGAAAAATAAGCAAGCGTTACAATGTGCATTTCCTAATTATTCTAACAAAGTGTGCACCTGCGACTATGAtggctcagatgtgcgagtgccttttttGAATTTAGAATGACCAGGAAGACCTAACTAGAGATAATAAGAATCTGTTTGCACTGTTTAActatttatctttctctctctctctgtctctgtgtctttgcgTGTCTCTGTAGAGGATAGGACACGGTGATAAGAACCATGCTGATCAGGACAGGTCTCCTATCTTTGTACAGTTCATAGACTGTGTCTGGCAGATGACCAAACAGGTAGGAACTGGACACACCTGTGTAGCGCTTTATCTTCATTTGTCTTTGCACGTTCTTCTGACTTCATCAACCGTATTGGACGAGAAGGTCACAGGTCCCTCCCCTCAAACCTTCTTCTCCAATGCATATTGAGAAGGAAGTGAGGAGAGCGGATGCAAGGAATGACGGAGGAATTTACTGCGAAAAAGCCTATGGGTttaaacctctctctccccttctcttccagTTCCCGACAGCGTTTGAGTTTAACGAGCGTCTCCTAGTGACCATCCTGGACCACCTGTTCAGCTGTCGCTTTGGAACCTTCCTCTACAACTGTGAGCGTGCCAGGGACACTAATGTAagttgtttgtcttgtttgtttgtgtctctgtctgtctctctctctctctctgtgtctctgtctctctctctctctgtctgtctctctctctctctctctctctctctctctctctctctctctctctctgtctgtctgtctgtctgtctgtctgtctgtctgtctgtctgtctgtctgtctgtctgtctgtctgtctgtctgtctgtctgtctgtctgtctgtctgtctgtctgtctgtctgtctgtctgtctgtctgtctgtctgtctgtctgtctgtctgtctgtctgtctgtctgtctgtctgtctgtctgtctgtctgtctgtctgtctgtctgtctgtctgtctgtctgtctgtctgtctgtctgtctgtctgtctgtctgtctgtctgtctgtctgtctgtctgtctgtctgtctgtctgtctgtctgtctgtctgtctgtctgtctgtctgtctgtctgtctgtctgtctgtctgtctgtctgtctgtctgtctgtctgtctgtctgtctgtctgtctgtctgtctgtctgtctgtctgtctgtctgtctgtctgtctgtctgtctgtctgtctgtctgtctgtctgtctgtctgtctgtctgtctgtctgtctgtctgtctgtctgtctgtctgtctgtctgtctgtctgtctgtctgtctgtctgtctgtctgtctgtctgtctgtctgtctgtctgtctgtctgtctgtctgtctgtctgtctgtctgtctgtctgtctgtctgtctgtctgtctgtctgtctgtctgtctgtctgtctgtctgtctgtctgtctgtctgtctgtctgtctgtctgtctgtctgtctgtctgtctgtctgtctgtctgtctgtctgtctgtctgtctgtctgtctgtctgtctgtctgtctgtctgtctgtctgtctgtctgtctgtctgtctgtctgtctgtctgtctgtctgtctgtctgtctgtctgtctgtctgtctgtctgtctgtgtctgtctctctgtctgtctgtctctgtctgtctgtgtctgtctctctgtctgtctgtctgtctctgtctgtctctgtctgtctgtctctgtctgtctgtctctgtctgtctgtctctgtctgtctgtctctctgtctgtgtctctctgtctgtctctgtctgtctgtctctgtctgtctgtctctgtctgtctctgtctctctgtctgtgtctctctgtctgtctgtctctgtctgtctgtctctgtctgtctgtgtctgtctctgtctgtctctgtctgtctgtctctctgtctgtctctgtctgtctctgtctgtctctgtctgtctgtctctctgtctgtctctgtctgtctgtctgtctctctgtctgtctctgtctgtctgtctctgtctgtctctctgtctgtctctgtctgtctgtctctgtctgtctctgtctgtctctgtctgtctctgtctctctgtctgtgtctctctgtctgtctgtctctgtctgtctgtctctgtctgtctgtctctgtctgtctctgtctgtctctgtctgtctgtctctctgtctgtctctgtctgtctgtctgtctctctgtctgtctctgtctgtctgtctctgtctgtctctctgtctgtctctgtctgtctgtctctgtctgtctctgtctgtctgtgtctgtctctgtctgtctctgtctgtctgtctgtctctgtctgtctgtctctgtctgtctctgtctgtctgtctgtctgtctctgtctgtctctctgtctgtctgtctctctgtctgtctctgtctctctgtctgtctctgtctctctgtctgtctgtctctctgtctgtctctgtctctctgtctgtctctgtctctctgtctgtctctgtctgtctgtctctctgtctgtctctgtctgtctctctgtctgtctctgtctgtctgtgtctgtctctctgtctgtctgtctctctgtctgtctctgtctgtctgtctctgtctgtctctgtctgtctctctgtctgtctctgtctgtctgtctctgtctgtctgtctctgtctgtctctgtctgtctgtctctctgtctgtgtctctctgtctgtctctgtctgtctgtctctgtctgtctgtctctgtctgtctctgtctgtctgtctctctgtctgtgtctctctgtctgtctctgtctgtctgtctctgtctgtctgtctctgtctgtctctgtctgtctctgtctgtctctgtctgtctgtctctctgtctgtctctgtctgtctgtctgtctctctgtctgtctctgtctgtctgtctctgtctgtctctctgtctgtctctgtctgtctgtctctgtctgtctctgtctgtctgtgtctgtctctgtctgtctctgtctgtctgtctgtctctgtctgtctgtctctgtctgtctctgtctgtctgtctgtctgtctgtctgtctctgtctgtctgtctctgtctgtctgtgtctgtctctgtctgtctctgtctgtctgtgtctgtctctgtctgtctgtgtctgtctgtctgtctgtctctgtctgtctctgtctgtctgtctgtctgtctgtctgtctgtctctgtctgtctctgtctgtctgtgtctgtctctgtctgtctgtctctgtctgtctgtgtctgtctctgtctgtctctgtctctgtctgtctctgtctgtctctgtctgtctctctgtctgtctgtctctgtctgtctgtctgtctgtctgtctctgtctgtctctgtctgtctgtgtctgtctctgtctgtctctgtctgtctgtctgtctctgtctgtctgtctctgtctgtctctgtctgtctgtctgtctgtctgtctgtctctgtctgtctgtctctgtctgtctgtgtctgtctctgtctgtctgtgtctgtctgtctgtctgtctctgtctgtctctgtctgtctgtctgtctgtctgtctgtctgtctctgtctgtctctgtctgtctctgtctgtctgtctgtctgtctgtctgtctctgtctgtctctgtctgtctctgtctgtctgtctgtctgtctctctgtctgtctctgtctgtctgtctctgtctgtctctgtctgtctctgtctgtctgtctgtgtctgtctgtctctctgtctgtctgtctctctgtctgtctctgtctgtctgtctctgtctgtctctgtctgtctgtgtctgtctctgtctgtctctgtctgtctgtctgtctctgtctgtctgtctctgtctgtctctgtctgtctgtctgtctgtctgtctgtctctgtctgtctctgtctgtctgtgtctgtctctgtctgtctctgtctgtctgtgtctgtctctgtctgtctgtgtctgtctgtctgtctgtctctgtctgtctctgtctgtctgtctgtctgtctgtctgtctgtctctgtctgtgtctgtctgtctgtgtctgtctctgtctgtctgtctctgtctgtctgtctgtctctgtctgtctctgtctgtctgtctctgtctgtctctgtctgtctgtctgtctctgtctgtctgtctgtctgtctgtctgtctgtctctgtctgtctctgtctgtctctgtctgtctgtctgtctgtctctgtctgtctctgtctgtctctgtctgtctctgtctgtctgtctctctgtctgtctctgtctgtctctgtctgtctgtctctgtctgtctgtctgtctctgtctgtctgtctctgtctgtctgtctctgtctgtctctgtctgtctgtctgtctgtctgtctctgtctgtctctgtctgtctgtgtctgtctctgtctgtctctgtctgtctgtctgtctctgtctgtctgtctctgtctgtctctgtctgtctctgtctgtctgtctgtctctgtctgtctgtctctgtctgtctgtctctgtctgtctgtgttctgtctgtctgtctctgtctgtctgtctctgtctgtctgtctctgtctgtctgtctctgtctgtctctgtctgtctctgtctgtctctgtctgtctctgtctgtctgtctctgtctgtctctgtctgtctctgtctctgtctctgtctgtctgtctgtctgtctc
The window above is part of the Oncorhynchus gorbuscha isolate QuinsamMale2020 ecotype Even-year linkage group LG21, OgorEven_v1.0, whole genome shotgun sequence genome. Proteins encoded here:
- the LOC124007894 gene encoding myotubularin-like, which codes for MASASIPVYNSSNNPMENSSSHNASRESLKMEPLADCSLLPGEERIIDKDIIYICPFSGALKGKVFITNYRLYFRSADADPAVTLDVPLGAIGRVEKMGGASSRGENSYGLDITCKDMRNLRFALKQEGHSRRDIFDILFKYAFPLSHGLLLFAYLSQEKFEENGWSVYKPMEEFRRQGLPNDKWRVTFINANYELCDTYPTILVVPFKATEEDLRKVCTFRSRGRIPVLSWIHRENQAVICRCSQPLVGMSGKRNKDDERYLDLIREANGTAKLTIYDARPSVNAVANKATGGGYEGDDAYQNAELVFLDIHNIHVMRESLKKLKDIVYPNVEESHWLSSLESTHWLEHIKLVISGAIQVADKISGGNSVVVHCSDGWDRTAQLTSLAMLMLDSHYRTLRGFQVLLEKEWIGFGHKFANRIGHGDKNHADQDRSPIFVQFIDCVWQMTKQFPTAFEFNERLLVTILDHLFSCRFGTFLYNCERARDTNELRSKTVSLWSLVNSDLSFYQNPFYTPESNRVLYPVASMRHLELWVTYYIRWNPRIRQQQQSPVEQRYIELLALRDEYLKKLEELQLSDSSPNSSHLSNSSTPNAASPTQHITHLHTPF